DNA sequence from the Macrobrachium nipponense isolate FS-2020 chromosome 26, ASM1510439v2, whole genome shotgun sequence genome:
GTTGTCGAAGCGAAGAAATTCATGTCTGAAGGAGGAAACCAAGATGTCCAACCTGACACTGACGTGAATAAGTTTCCTGTTGGAGAAAAGCAATCAGCCAATGCAAAGGGAGCCACTGACCCAGTTAACCAAAACAACACAGACTCAGAAGTCATGCAGTCAGATGTATCTGGCGTATCTAACACAAACAGgcaggataaagagagagagaacaaagcagTCCAAGAAAACGCACCCAAGATGAATTCCAAAGGTCCTCTTAGGGATGCAAACACTTTAGGAACACTCGTATCCAAATATGGCCCCTCGCTGTTTTCCTTAGCTTTCAATACAGATGGTCAGACGCAATCACACGACGCTAATAGTAGTCCGTTGATGTCCTTTATGGGGCTTAGGGCCTCTACTCTTGTCCAAATCTCTGGGAACAAATGAAGGTAATTCTGATTCAAAAGACTTCAATCCCATGTTTTCCATGATCAGCAACATAGGGGCAAACCTGCTGTCGAATGGATTTCCTCAAATGTCACCCAAAGAAAGAAATGGATCTCTTGGTTCTCCCAGTTCACAAAAACCTGATCTCATACATTCCCTCGTGAGTGGCGTCGGTCCGCTGTTGATGGCAAGTGTCGTTGGAGGTGGATTATCTTCGAAAAATCGAAATAACGGGTCACCTACTTCTTCAGAAGCCAAAAGCCCTATGCAATCCATTCTTAGTGGACTTGGACCTGCTCTGATAGGAGGAACTGTACAAAATCTACTGGGTAATTCAAACTCTGGGTCAGGTGGTCTTCACTCAGAAAGAAGTCCCGTACAGTCTGTGATCAGTGGCTTAGCCCCTGTCTTACTTGCTGGGGCCTTAGGTCAAGGTTACAGCGCAGAAGGGAGATCCAACTCGAAAACATTCGAGGGTGATAGTGCAGGTCCTTTGCAGTCTTTAATGAGCGGACTGGGACCTGCAGTTCTGAAAGCTGTAGGCCAAGGACTAGGTGCTGGATTCTCAGAGACAGACCCTGCCAAGGGAGCTTCATCTTTAGGTGGTCTTATATCAAATATGGCCCCTATGCTCATTGGGGGAGGCATATCTACGAGAGCTAAGCAGAAATCAAATTCCGTGAACAGTTATTCGAACTCTCCACCCCATGAAACTGTTAGAGAGAGAAACGTCAGTAAGGTAGGCCTATAAAATGTATTGCactgtatttatcatttttctctgTAGTTTTGCAAAGATACAAGTTATTTATGTACACCAGCTTTTAATGTTGAAAGAAATAGGATTTTATTTGGATGAGGGCACGCTGAAGCGGGAGAATCTTCCAACTACTAATAGATATGACTTACAGCTGCGTCTAGAGGCATTTCATTGTCAGCACCTTTTCAAGGGGTGCTATTTTGTACAAATGTCAACTTAGCATAGAATATTAagtgtatattattttttatgcaataaaacatttttatagaCAGCTCTTATTGTCACTTTTATCACTGGTGGTCTGAGGTTTCAGTACCTAAGTCTGAAATATGCGTATGTACAATGTTATGGGACGAAGTCAGTTTTGGAgaaattttcagtaaaaatatgtACATTGAAGAGCAAATTGAAGAAGAGGGCACAGAAAAATGTTATAGACAAAGAATTCAGAATTTTGAAACTGACCTGGACTGAAGAACACACTTTGGAAATAATGGAATATGGTGGTGAGCACAACTCAGCTAAAACCTGTGCAGTATGGTGGTGAACGCAGTTCAGCCAAAAACCAGTAAACCCGTTAAGTTCTCCATACATATGGTGCAGTGTTGGTAAAGTTAACGATGAAATAACTTGGcagttataaatgtaatgtaTGAATGGGTGAGCTTACTCGCTCACGTATCTTCGTGAACATGCCTAAGCTTAGAAGACTTATCAAGGGCCATTTCCCCACGTAGTGAAATTCAGAAGCTGATGATAGAATGtggcaaaaagataaaaaaagactcCTAAAGTTCAGCAGTACGAGGTAAGAAGCAACATGAAGTATTGTGTAGTGTCAGTAGCATATGAATGTAAGATTAAGGTCCAGTAAGATTTCTCGGAGTCTTGCATGGAATATCAGGCAAGCGAGATCTTTATTCTTATCTGGCAGCACAACTTTGCTTCTTCCTCCTGATAGCTAATTCTGTCTGTTCGCCCTAGTTATCGACAGCATAATTCGCCTTTTTTTATTACGAAATCCAAAGGCTTTCATGGGACTTACTTGGAAATCATTGGTTTACAGTGAATTGGCAATACAAAGTCTGGCAAGGCAGACACTTTAGCATACTATTGAAGTCATATGTTTTTAAACGAAAATAAAGTTGGAAGAAGCATCTGCTCAAAATAATTGACTACAAATgaaaatgtggttttttttcctcTAATGTAAAAATCCGCAGCTGATGTCTTTGGAGCTAACCGTGATTGGCGGAAGCTAATGATGAGAACCCGCCAATAGGTGCAGTATCGGCAGAGGATATTTAGCGTCagttcaacaatatatatatacatacatgtatatattatttctatttgtttcactatatttttatatacactgGAACACTTTGCAGTTAACAttataataattgatttttagatttctgtagAAGACAACTATTAtagtggctttgtctgtccgtccgcacttttatctgtccgcagtttttctgtccgccttcggatcttaaaactactgagtctagatgACTGTAAATTGatattgatcattcaccctccaatcagcaagcataccaaattgcagccctctaacctcagtagtgtaGTCGTGCTTCCggtaacgatataggacaggccaccaccagatcATGGTTTAAGTTTCATGGGGCGTGGCTCATACAACACTATACCGAGGACCACCAAAAgagagatctgttttcggtggtcttgattatactgtacagaaaactcgattgtttatTAATGGTTGCTCTTgaatttatatttcagttttattttacttgtttattaatggttattcttatatttatatttcaagtttATTACATTGAACGTAAATTGTCAGGTCATTCTTTCCATAGATGCAAATTATTGTGTAATTGAATGTTTGGAGAGCAGAGGAAATTACAAAGATACCAAAAACGAATCGAGGaaaatttttggtaaaaaaaaatgaaattgacttTGTCGTATTAactaaaacattttccttaatgcATACAGTTTGCCGTGTAGTCATTCGGCAATGTAACGCTTAGAGCGCGGGATCTTGCATGAAAGCTCTGCTCGTGAGCTTTCGCCGTCTCCTTCAACTGAACACGAGTCGACACCCAATAAAAACCAGGTCAAAGAATAGACTCTACGTAAAGTTACTCGTAGCGCATTTTGATCCTCCCTTTCATTTGCGCTTGGGACTTGTGAAGCTTTGTCGTATTATTCGTTATTGTGCTGCATGTCCGGGTAGCCACCAAAGTGTTCCGCTTATTTTCCGTTCATTTCAGAGGTTTATACGCAGGAAGTACTAGAGTAAGAGCGATGTCTACTAACCGCCCACAGACTAGAAACAGCTCATTATCTCGGGGAAGACTATTGGCGTCCCCCTCCGTCAGGTCGTTACCCGTTTCCCCAGATGTTTGCTGGATTTTACGAGGACGTAGCGGGAAATCTTTCGTAGAAGAAGGTAGACGATGAAATGGATTTTGTTCGTATTTTTCAACATCAGCAGAATTAGCATACTGTGCGTAGGATGTGGCCGCCTTCAAGTTTCGATTAACTTCACCCATCGTATTTTCCTCGTAGTTCTTGAAGATGAGGTATCTGGAGAGGAAAAAATAATCCTCTGGATACTTTTAGGATGAATTATATGTTCCTAAtgtattgtatctcttcagttttaaaGATACCAgatacttcataaaaaaaaaaaagaaagtcgccCCTTGAGCATTATCTGGATGAGTCCGTAAATTAATAGTAGTATATTGTACGATTGAGACCTGAGACCTACGGACCAATAGGAATTCACCATTCCAGTGACATCAGTAGCCCTGAAGACGTCGCCGACAGGTGAGGAAACGGTCCTTCGACTATAAACGACAAATGGAAACAGCAAACGTGAATCATTTTTCTTCGTAACTGAAAAGCtcgcctaaagagagagagagagagaaaaaagaagaagaaacatagaCAGAGTCAAACTCTAAATAAAAAAGGTAGTTTCTACAAATAATGGCAGTGGCTTCGATAGAAATTAAGTAGGAGAGAAAACATGACCCCAAGAtctgtatagaaaaaaaaaaaaagtcaaccagTCTGCAAAATACCTAATATGTCTATGTTATTTACGTATTTGTATCACAGTGTTACAGCAAGATCATTGTGGTTATCCAGCTTCATTAATTGTTCACTTgaagtgtgtgtgtctgcatatatatatatatatatatatatatatatatatatagtatatatatatatctatatatatatatatatatatatatatatatatatagcgctcgtgtatatttttgtatcgtATCTAATTACTATAATAACAAGTCCCTTGTGTATGTATCTCCAACAGACAGATGACCCCACCAGCGTCAACGGAGATTCCACAGCGCCTCCCCCTGGGGGCACCGCCGTTTCAGGCGAAGCCACGCCCTTGGGGCGAAGCCTCCCTGGCCTCTCGATGGACGGGATGCTCATGAAGTCGGTGGCCAGAGCTGCCTTCGCAAGGCTCCTGCCGGATCGCATATCCGTCCCTGAAGTCAACTCGACGAGGGGTCTCTGGCACATGGCCGTCAATCTGGCCCTCGGGAACCCCAGGCAGGAAAGCGGACGAAAAGGGTAACGGAGGACGTTgcgttttactttctttttttttctgtgtgtgtgtgtgttcccgatgggagctatagcagattcacatcaaccgtgcatttgatgtctaggccagtcccttacgactttc
Encoded proteins:
- the LOC135199701 gene encoding LOW QUALITY PROTEIN: uncharacterized protein LOC135199701 (The sequence of the model RefSeq protein was modified relative to this genomic sequence to represent the inferred CDS: deleted 1 base in 1 codon) — protein: MISNIGANLLSNGFPQMSPKERNGSLGSPSSQKPDLIHSLVSGVGPLLMASVVGGGLSSKNRNNGSPTSSEAKSPMQSILSGLGPALIGGTVQNLLGNSNSGSGGLHSERSPVQSVISGLAPVLLAGALGQGYSAEGRSNSKTFEGDSAGPLQSLMSGLGPAVLKAVGQGLGAGFSETDPAKGASSLGGLISNMAPMLIGGGISTRAKQKSNSVNSYSNSPPHETVRERNVSKTDDPTSVNGDSTAPPPGGTAVSGEATPLGRSLPGLSMDGMLMKSVARAAFARLLPDRISVPEVNSTRGLWHMAVNLALGNPRQESGRKGGWKWAKTGNVLPSPTTENGRNRYQNEKPWFIHLSHTKDFWNWLREYGGIDGTSDAETPPSWITKCLESPERLQYAEEVKKLHWTMTQPQPLCQRLEMIGGVFNWKVNLMEDERAVCLDNDVAPQKTDCLVYNFGRVTEWILEEALESIGCEVYVFDPTDEKGNHNHTRGIHFYSVGLSDVNAIRKVDGQVLRLFTLSSILDHFGHETTPIAYMRLGIGKRRVEGSSASSRRHSSGDTNVKQLSLEINLELALRDPSLYKKYVDLLEVLESLGFQLFFSKPVQNQENVSFLDPLVGEEVSLGYQMVFLRI